The genomic window ACGAGCGCCCTGCACGCTTTCTGCGTATATTAAAAGCGGTATCGCTGCCCGATGACGACGTATTCGACTTTAACCTAGGCGTTGCAGACGGGGCGGGTAACTTCCGCATGAAAGATATTCTCGGCTATGTACCGGTGGAGCCAGATGGCTCGGCCATGTTTAAAGTGCCCGCCGATGTGGCCGTTACTTTTTCGGTGGTCAATGCCGAGGGCAAGCGTATCTCCGAGCGTCACCAAAACTGGTTTACTGTGCGCGCAGGCGAGGTGCGCCAATGTACAGGTTGCCACGTGCGCGACTCCGAAGTGCCCCACGGCAACGCAGCCAAAGGCTTAGACTCTATCAATATGGGGGCGCTCTCTAGCAGCCACTTCCCCAACACCGTATTGCTAGACACCCTCGACCCCATGAACCCGCTGCCGCAATTGCCGCCCAATGTGGGCGAAACCATGGCGGCCTACTACGCGCGTATAAACAGCAGCAGCTCCTCCACGGTAGACGGCGCACGCACACCATCGGTAAATATTTACTTTGAAGATGAATGGACAGATGAAACCACGGGGTTAACCAAGGCAGATATAATCGATTTCAGCTACAACGATTTAAACTCGCCAGCGCCAACCACCAATTCCGCTTGCATCAATAACTGGAACAGCCTCTGCCGCGTAGTGATTAACTACGAAGATCATATTCACCCCATCTGGGAAGCTTCGCGAATGATAGACAGAGGAATGGGCGAGGAGAACTTTACCTGTACCACATGCCACAGCGCAGTAGACGAAGCCGGGCTACAAAAATTGCCCGCTGGTGAGCGCCAGTTAGAGTTAACCGGCGAACTATCACAGGTTAACAATAATTATATGGTGTCCTACGCTGAACTATTCTTAGCTAGCCCAGTGTACGAACTCAACCCAGAAACAGGCATACTGCAACCTGAAACAGAACATAAACAAGTTGACGGCGTATTCGTGTACTATGCGAGACAAACCATCGTAGACGAAGACGGCAATGAAGAAGTTATCGATATTGAAGCGCCGTTAGACACCGAGTTTGAATTAGTTTTAGATGAAGAAGGCCAACCCATACCGGTTATAGTAAATACCGATCGCACCTTTGGACGCATCATGGTGCCGGGCCGAGCCCTATCAAGCCAAGTGTTTTTCAACACGTTTTCGCAAGCAGGGGCAACGGTTGATCACCGCGGGCTATTGAGTGGCGCCGAACTAAAACTTATATCAGAATGGCTGGATATAGGTGCACAGTATTACAGCAACCCATTTGATGCACCGCCCGATTGATAGTAAGCGTGCGCTTACACTTCGCCCTAAACAGCGATTAGAAACAGGTTAAATAACAGCGTTTAATAACCAAAAACACATACAGCAATCATTGCCCATCACAATAGGCTTAGCGTTGATTAATGATTAAATTAGGTTTTGTACACACAGGGAAGGCGCTGCTCGCCGCAGCGTGGGTGGCGCTAGCACTATTTTGCAACGCCAGCTTAGCCGAGCCAAAAGAAGAGCCCGATGGCTTGGCAGTTGTAATCGCAGACCCATTTGTAAACGTGCATACCGGCGCAGGCCGCGGCTACCCCATTTTTCACATACTAGAAAAAGGCGAGACCGTCTGGCTGCAAAAACAGCGCACCGACTGGTTTAAAGTGGTAATGAAAAATGGCAAGTCCGGCTGGGTAAAGCGCAGCACCCTTAACGCAACCCTAAATGGCGAAGGCCCACTCATTGCCTTTGATTACTCGGGCGACAAAAGCTTCCCCAACCGACGCTGGGAACTGGGCATGATGGGCGGTGATTTTGGCGGTGCCAGCGCACTCACAAATTACGTGGGCTATCACCTTACCCCCAACTTAGCCGCAGAATTAAAATACACACAGGCGTTTGGGTCATACTCCAACAGCAAACTGCTTAGCCTTAATGCCGTGCACCAAATTTTCCCCAACTGGCGACTATCCCCCTTTTTCACCTTGGGTAGTGGCGTAATACTTATCGAGCCAGACTCCGACTTAGTACAATCTCAAGATCGCGAAGATACTGTCATGACTGTTGGCGGCGGGTTTATGTTTTATGTATCGCGCCGGTTTATGCTGCGCGCCGAATACTCCGACCACAAAGTGCTGACCAACAGAGAAAATAACGAAGAGGTTTCAGAATGGAAAGCAGGTTTCAGCGTTTACTTTTAACAAGCTGCTTATTGCTAGGAGCCTCTTTAGGCTATACACCGTCCGCCTTTGCTCAACAAGAAGAGCGCGACAACGGCAAAATTGACGAAGCGACTGTGCTAGATGCAGTAATAAGCCCAGACCTAAAACGCCGCGAAATAGACGAAGCCGAAATTGATAACGAAGATTTCGAGTTTGGTTTTTTTTCGGGCGTAATGAGCGTAGAGGATTTTGGCAGTAACAATGTGTACGGCGTGCGTGCGGCGTACCACATCACAGAAGATTTTTTCTTAGAGGGTAATATTGGCGGTACTCAAACCAGTAAAACCAGCTTCGAAGTATTAAGTGGTGGCAGCGACTTACTTACTGAAGAAGAGCGTGAACTGCTCTACTACAACATGTCGCTAGGCATCAACTTACTGCCAGGCGAAGTTTACATAAGTAAAGATTACGCCTTTAACACAAATTATTACGTAATATTTGGCATGGGCAACACCCAGTTTGCCGGCAACGAATATATTACCTATAACTTTGGTGGCGGCTTCCGCTTGTTCGCCACAGATTGGCTGGCACTGCGAGTGGATTTTCGCAACCACCTATTCACCCATAATATTTTAGGTGAAGATAAATCAATCCAAAACCTCGAAGCCCAAGCCGGCCTCTCGTTGTACTTTTAGCGCAAACTTAATTGGAGTTGCAATATGTTTATTCGCTCGTTTAGTCGTATAGCTTGCTTTGTTATTGCTTTGGGGGTGCTCGCACAACCTGCTACCGCAAAAGAAAAAACAACGGCTTTATCTGGCCCAGCACCAGATTTCACACTTAAATCCAACACTGGCAAAAACATTCGCCTATCAGAGCTGCGCGGCCAAGTGGTTATGCTCAACTTCTGGGCGAGCTGGTGCGGCCCCTGTAAGCAAGAAATGCCATTGCTAGATGCCCTCTACCAACGCTATCAGCCCGCAGGTTTTACCTTGTTAGGCATTAACGCCGAAGAAGATATAGGCGCAGCCAAAGCCCTGCTCGCCAAAGACCCAGTTGCCTTTCCTGTTTTATTCGATACAGACAGTAAAACCAGTGAAACCTATGGCGTAGATGCTATGCCTAGCAGTGTGCTTATCGACTGCAACGGCAATATGCGCCACCTGCACCGCAGCTACGTGCCAGGGGACGAAAAAATTTATAAAAAACTAATAAAAAGCCTTCTAAAAGAATGTAAATAATCTCGTTAAAGAGACGGAACTATGCGCACATCACTCGCCATTATTTTGCTTATAGCCCTCGCAGGTTGCTCATCCTTCGAGCCTTGGGTTAAACCCTATGAACGCGAAAATTTAGCCGACCCCATAATGGCGTTTGACAGTAACCCCGCTTCAACTGCGTACATGAACCACGTGTACGAAGCGCGTGAAGCGGCGCGCGGCGCAGAAGGCAGTGCAGGGGGCGGTTGTGGCTGTAACTAATTACCGAGCGTTAACTTTGCGTAAACTACTTGCCGGTATAGCTCTCACCATTACCACATGCACACAGGCAGCAGTATTGCCTGAAGAGCGCACCGAATTTCTATTTCACCAATTTGATGGCGGCGGCGTTACCATTAGCGGGCCATCGGTTTTGGTGCGTAAAAACGTAAAAGAAACCGTATCGCTGTGGGGCAACTATTACGTCGACTCGGTTACCAGTGCCTCGGTAGATGTAATGACGCAAGGCAGCCCCTATACCGAAGAGCGCTTGCAAACCAGCTTAGGCGCAGACTTTCTTTACGACCGCACTACCGTTAGCACTAGCTACACAGAAAGTAGCGAAAACGATTACGACGCGCAAACCATTAGCTTTGGCATAAGCCAAGATATGTTTGGCGATTTAACGACCGTGGCCATGGGGTTTTCTCACGGCAACGATATTGTTATGCGCAATGGTGACGAAGACGAAGA from Saccharophagus degradans 2-40 includes these protein-coding regions:
- a CDS encoding outer membrane beta-barrel protein — protein: MIKLGFVHTGKALLAAAWVALALFCNASLAEPKEEPDGLAVVIADPFVNVHTGAGRGYPIFHILEKGETVWLQKQRTDWFKVVMKNGKSGWVKRSTLNATLNGEGPLIAFDYSGDKSFPNRRWELGMMGGDFGGASALTNYVGYHLTPNLAAELKYTQAFGSYSNSKLLSLNAVHQIFPNWRLSPFFTLGSGVILIEPDSDLVQSQDREDTVMTVGGGFMFYVSRRFMLRAEYSDHKVLTNRENNEEVSEWKAGFSVYF
- a CDS encoding TlpA disulfide reductase family protein — its product is MFIRSFSRIACFVIALGVLAQPATAKEKTTALSGPAPDFTLKSNTGKNIRLSELRGQVVMLNFWASWCGPCKQEMPLLDALYQRYQPAGFTLLGINAEEDIGAAKALLAKDPVAFPVLFDTDSKTSETYGVDAMPSSVLIDCNGNMRHLHRSYVPGDEKIYKKLIKSLLKECK
- a CDS encoding outer membrane beta-barrel domain-containing protein → MESRFQRLLLTSCLLLGASLGYTPSAFAQQEERDNGKIDEATVLDAVISPDLKRREIDEAEIDNEDFEFGFFSGVMSVEDFGSNNVYGVRAAYHITEDFFLEGNIGGTQTSKTSFEVLSGGSDLLTEEERELLYYNMSLGINLLPGEVYISKDYAFNTNYYVIFGMGNTQFAGNEYITYNFGGGFRLFATDWLALRVDFRNHLFTHNILGEDKSIQNLEAQAGLSLYF
- a CDS encoding DUF4266 domain-containing protein, yielding MRTSLAIILLIALAGCSSFEPWVKPYERENLADPIMAFDSNPASTAYMNHVYEAREAARGAEGSAGGGCGCN